A genomic window from Companilactobacillus alimentarius DSM 20249 includes:
- a CDS encoding SbcC/MukB-like Walker B domain-containing protein, translating to MKPLYLEMNCFGPHQHSIIDFRKLDESPIFLIGGDTGAGKSTIFDAMTYALFNKTTSDRDAREMRSQFATGDEPTKVIFYFEQNGKIFKVERTPEQFLTKKSGKGLTKKNPTANLSVVEDVHKSEIDSIATKPVDVGYAIDDILNLNAEQFKKIILLPQNDFSEFLKSNTNDKEKILKKIFGTQLFTDFTAKLKDHYDQAKSKADDFNNDIKAQIQASIWNETEQDQLKKIPNDQLIPTINSYVAARQEKLTVAQNNQKNADTAWKKADNNYQAAKELQNKFEQLASSKKDYQKHIIEHSTDMETKKKHVIQLEWAQPLQETVHDLNRLQQEQQFDLKNKQELDKELQQSKDQLTVAKKEIATLNDQADDFEDKKKRAQNLSILITKVQDIESIKTSLTQLEPKLKVATEAVHDKANDLKAIKNSIDSKNTELSKYQDLSTQKDQLIKAQTNFSDTFSKLESNRNNSANDVAEIQSKLDKLNSALKEKTQDLAAKKADYQEKIKTRQSLMIAQLRQELSIGEPCPVCGSTKHPYAQNKATADETKLRQAMDAVDASQKAFASAETDLKNLQSNINENSDDFEQKQQLAVSAQVDLSMQYSKFITTSMIDLPQEFNFKNAKLAFQTQVDQLDHQIQVSQKLTSEIKDLQKQQSQKQADLNLAQSKLDQLTAEIKTRSTDLQTKSKDISNPNATSQELISQKDELNKAIEAYQNDLKVSQETLHKNELSFNNNQTKLTDIQSQLDKISKDINNFNSELTTAIQAKSAQTNNLDILKNWINELSQNKLVDLKNAISSYEKEKEILTININKIKEQLKDTQQPDLENLKQILSDAETKRTLAIENTTSTNRDFTEAQTYLEKLQEIIKHQGDFAQKLAAITSLYNVVNGKDGNDNKLKLETYVVQNYLLKILDYANNKFLNRLSHNRYSFELSTQSTNKQRDHGLDINIYDRETNSTRSSDTLSGGETFIAALSIALSLSEVVQSSANGVQIDALFVDEGFGSLDDETLGEAMAALEDIGQNRMVGVISHIESMKQSIGQQLLVKKLGDGKSKIVLVDK from the coding sequence ATGAAACCATTATATCTAGAAATGAACTGTTTTGGACCACATCAACACTCAATTATTGATTTTCGTAAGTTAGATGAATCTCCTATTTTCTTAATTGGTGGTGACACAGGTGCCGGTAAATCCACTATTTTTGATGCCATGACCTACGCTCTCTTTAACAAAACCACGAGTGATCGTGATGCTAGAGAGATGCGGAGTCAATTTGCTACTGGCGATGAACCAACGAAAGTAATTTTCTACTTCGAACAAAACGGAAAAATTTTTAAAGTTGAACGTACTCCTGAACAATTTTTAACCAAGAAAAGTGGAAAGGGTTTAACTAAAAAGAATCCAACTGCCAATCTATCTGTCGTTGAAGATGTTCATAAATCAGAGATTGATAGCATTGCTACTAAACCGGTTGATGTCGGCTATGCAATTGATGACATTCTCAATTTAAACGCTGAGCAATTCAAGAAAATTATTCTCTTACCGCAAAATGATTTTTCCGAATTTCTCAAGTCGAATACTAACGATAAAGAAAAGATTCTCAAGAAGATCTTTGGAACACAGCTATTTACCGACTTTACTGCTAAATTGAAGGACCATTATGACCAAGCTAAAAGTAAAGCTGATGACTTCAACAACGATATTAAGGCACAAATTCAAGCTTCAATTTGGAATGAGACTGAACAAGATCAACTTAAGAAAATTCCAAATGACCAATTGATACCAACTATTAATAGCTATGTTGCAGCTCGGCAGGAAAAATTAACCGTGGCTCAAAATAATCAAAAAAATGCTGATACAGCTTGGAAAAAGGCTGATAACAACTATCAAGCTGCCAAGGAGCTCCAAAACAAATTTGAACAATTAGCTTCTTCTAAAAAAGATTATCAAAAACATATCATTGAACATTCTACTGATATGGAAACAAAGAAAAAGCATGTAATCCAACTCGAATGGGCTCAACCGCTACAAGAAACCGTTCATGATTTAAATCGTCTTCAACAAGAACAACAATTTGATTTGAAAAATAAACAAGAACTCGATAAGGAATTACAACAATCCAAAGATCAACTAACAGTGGCCAAAAAAGAAATTGCTACCCTAAACGACCAAGCAGATGATTTTGAAGATAAAAAGAAACGAGCTCAAAATTTAAGTATTCTCATAACCAAAGTTCAAGATATTGAAAGTATTAAAACATCACTGACACAATTAGAACCAAAATTAAAAGTAGCCACAGAAGCTGTTCATGACAAAGCTAATGATTTAAAAGCTATAAAAAATTCTATTGATTCTAAAAATACTGAGTTGTCCAAGTACCAAGATCTCTCCACTCAAAAGGATCAACTAATTAAAGCTCAAACTAATTTTAGTGATACTTTTTCAAAATTAGAAAGTAATCGGAATAATTCTGCTAACGATGTCGCTGAAATTCAATCCAAACTTGATAAGCTTAATTCTGCTTTGAAAGAAAAGACTCAAGATCTAGCTGCCAAAAAAGCTGATTATCAAGAAAAAATCAAGACACGTCAATCACTAATGATTGCTCAATTACGCCAAGAATTATCCATTGGTGAACCTTGCCCCGTTTGTGGCTCCACGAAACATCCCTACGCTCAGAATAAGGCTACAGCTGACGAGACGAAACTGCGCCAAGCAATGGATGCCGTGGATGCTTCCCAAAAGGCTTTTGCTAGCGCCGAAACCGATTTGAAGAATTTACAAAGTAATATTAATGAAAATTCTGATGATTTTGAACAGAAACAACAACTTGCTGTCTCTGCACAAGTCGATTTATCAATGCAATATAGCAAATTTATTACCACTTCAATGATTGATTTGCCACAAGAATTCAATTTTAAAAATGCCAAACTGGCTTTTCAAACTCAAGTTGATCAGTTAGATCATCAAATTCAAGTTTCACAAAAACTAACTAGTGAGATCAAGGATCTTCAAAAGCAACAATCTCAAAAACAAGCTGATTTGAACCTTGCCCAATCAAAATTAGATCAATTAACTGCCGAAATTAAGACACGTTCGACTGATTTACAGACTAAATCCAAAGATATTAGTAACCCTAACGCTACTAGTCAGGAATTAATCTCTCAAAAAGATGAATTAAATAAAGCTATTGAAGCTTATCAAAATGACTTAAAAGTTTCACAAGAAACATTGCATAAAAATGAATTAAGCTTTAATAACAATCAGACTAAACTAACTGATATTCAATCTCAATTAGATAAAATTTCTAAAGATATAAATAATTTTAATTCTGAATTGACAACTGCTATTCAGGCTAAATCTGCACAAACCAACAACTTAGATATCTTAAAAAATTGGATCAATGAGCTATCTCAAAATAAACTCGTTGACTTAAAGAACGCTATTTCTAGCTACGAAAAAGAAAAAGAAATCTTAACGATAAATATCAACAAAATAAAAGAACAATTAAAAGATACCCAACAACCAGATTTAGAAAACTTAAAGCAAATTCTATCGGATGCTGAAACCAAACGTACTCTAGCTATCGAAAATACTACTTCTACCAATCGTGATTTCACTGAAGCTCAAACTTATTTGGAGAAACTTCAAGAAATCATTAAACACCAAGGAGACTTTGCCCAAAAATTAGCTGCTATTACAAGTCTTTACAATGTTGTTAACGGGAAAGATGGTAATGACAACAAACTTAAACTGGAAACCTACGTCGTTCAAAATTATCTCTTAAAAATTTTGGATTATGCCAATAACAAATTCTTAAATCGTCTATCTCACAATCGCTATTCCTTTGAATTATCAACTCAGAGCACTAATAAACAGCGTGATCATGGCCTTGATATTAACATCTATGATCGAGAAACTAATTCCACACGTTCTTCGGATACTCTTTCCGGTGGTGAAACCTTCATTGCTGCTTTATCTATCGCTTTGTCATTAAGTGAAGTTGTTCAATCATCCGCCAATGGTGTCCAGATTGATGCTCTCTTTGTAGATGAAGGATTTGGCTCTTTAGATGATGAGACTTTAGGAGAAGCCATGGCTGCTCTAGAAGATATTGGCCAAAATCGAATGGTCGGGGTTATCAGTCATATTGAATCCATGAAACAAAGCATTGGTCAACAATTGCTTGTCAAAAAACTAGGCGATGGTAAAAGTAAAATTGTTCTTGTCGATAAATAA
- a CDS encoding mechanosensitive ion channel family protein, with amino-acid sequence MNTSFNFNNLIKKMVLKVDWEAVLQHIASVVLQLVLLTIVLLLINWIGKKIIRRLFKTGLRKYKRGISPKKLDTIYTLVLNIFKYVLMFFWIYAILSAIGIPVGTLIAGAGIFSLAIGLGAQGFVSDMVNGFFILLEQQISVGDTIQVNSVEGQVTYVGIRTTQIQSVDGTLNYIPNRNITIVSNKSRNNMQALMEIPVSSDAPFEEITKIINNINQNLDLVKLQITKKPYIVGFSNQPDGTLVIQVATYTKPGAQFHVKNVLLEKYLSEIKASGINLPK; translated from the coding sequence TTGAATACGTCGTTTAACTTTAATAATTTAATCAAGAAAATGGTTTTAAAAGTCGATTGGGAAGCAGTTTTACAACATATAGCTTCGGTCGTCTTGCAATTAGTTTTGTTAACAATAGTTTTATTATTGATCAATTGGATTGGTAAAAAAATTATTCGTCGTCTCTTTAAAACCGGTCTGAGAAAATATAAGCGTGGTATCTCTCCGAAAAAATTAGACACCATTTATACCTTAGTACTAAACATTTTTAAATACGTCCTGATGTTTTTCTGGATCTACGCCATTCTCTCAGCTATTGGTATTCCCGTTGGTACCTTGATTGCAGGTGCCGGAATTTTCAGTTTGGCAATCGGTCTTGGTGCGCAAGGATTCGTTTCTGACATGGTCAATGGCTTTTTTATTCTTTTGGAACAACAGATCAGTGTTGGGGATACTATCCAAGTCAATAGTGTCGAAGGACAGGTAACATATGTTGGTATCCGAACCACTCAGATTCAAAGTGTCGACGGAACCCTTAATTACATCCCCAATCGCAACATCACCATCGTCAGCAATAAATCACGTAATAATATGCAGGCGTTAATGGAAATTCCAGTATCTAGCGACGCTCCCTTTGAAGAAATCACGAAAATCATCAACAATATTAATCAAAATTTAGACCTAGTGAAACTCCAAATCACGAAAAAGCCTTATATAGTAGGCTTTTCAAATCAACCTGATGGAACCTTGGTAATCCAAGTCGCCACTTATACTAAACCAGGAGCTCAATTTCATGTTAAAAACGTTCTCCTAGAAAAATATTTATCCGAAATTAAAGCTTCTGGAATTAATTTGCCTAAGTAA
- a CDS encoding C69 family dipeptidase, which produces MEKRIKGSCTSILVGKKASIDGSTIISRNDDGHEALDPQRFVVVNPEDQPKTYQSVISKVKVDLPEKPLRYTSIPNSILTNGIWPAAGINSKNVAMSATETITTNSRVLGLDPFVENGLGEEDLVTVVLPYIKSARDGVKRMGALLEEYGTYEPNGIAFSDNEEVWWLETIGGHHWAAVRIPDDAYVVAPNRMNIDNFDFDSDDTLCSDDLKALIDQNNLNPDFDNYNLRHILGSSSIKDTVYNNPRAWYGQKFFSPDDTTDDPMNQDLPFICHANRKISIEDVKFVLSSHFENTKYDVYGNGTEAEKRLFRPIGINRNHDVHILQIRNNVPAEIAGIHWLAYGANTFNTVVPFYANVNDTPDQYKNATGKFDMNNMYWLSCTTALLGDTDYDLYVDMRNDYELDAMSVYRKIQNETDSKISDHKDVEKYLETANKKLADIAFDKQTKLLGDMVTMGSEHMKLRYNLND; this is translated from the coding sequence ATGGAAAAGCGTATTAAAGGTTCATGTACATCAATTTTAGTTGGTAAAAAAGCTTCAATTGATGGTTCAACAATTATTTCCCGAAATGACGATGGTCACGAAGCCTTGGACCCACAACGTTTCGTCGTTGTAAATCCAGAAGATCAACCTAAGACTTATCAATCAGTTATCAGCAAAGTTAAAGTTGACTTACCTGAAAAGCCATTGCGTTACACATCAATTCCTAATTCAATTCTAACAAACGGAATCTGGCCAGCAGCTGGTATTAATAGTAAGAATGTTGCTATGTCAGCAACTGAAACTATTACTACTAATTCACGTGTCTTAGGTCTTGACCCATTCGTTGAAAACGGCCTTGGTGAAGAAGATCTTGTTACAGTCGTCCTCCCTTATATTAAGAGCGCCCGTGACGGTGTTAAACGTATGGGAGCATTGCTTGAAGAATATGGAACATACGAACCAAATGGGATTGCCTTTTCTGACAATGAAGAGGTTTGGTGGTTAGAAACTATTGGAGGTCACCACTGGGCAGCCGTTCGTATTCCCGATGATGCCTATGTCGTTGCACCAAACCGTATGAATATCGACAATTTCGATTTTGATTCCGATGACACTCTTTGTTCAGATGATTTGAAAGCCTTGATTGATCAAAATAATCTCAATCCTGATTTCGACAACTATAATCTAAGACATATTCTTGGTAGTTCTTCTATTAAAGATACAGTTTACAATAATCCTCGTGCTTGGTATGGACAAAAATTCTTTAGTCCTGATGACACAACTGATGATCCTATGAATCAAGATTTACCATTCATCTGTCATGCCAATCGCAAGATTTCTATTGAGGATGTCAAGTTTGTCTTGAGTTCTCATTTTGAGAATACTAAATATGACGTTTATGGCAACGGTACTGAAGCTGAAAAGAGACTCTTTAGACCAATTGGTATCAACCGAAACCATGATGTTCACATTCTTCAAATTAGAAACAATGTTCCTGCAGAAATTGCTGGTATTCACTGGTTAGCTTATGGCGCTAATACTTTCAATACGGTCGTACCATTTTATGCCAATGTCAACGACACTCCTGATCAATACAAAAATGCCACTGGTAAATTTGATATGAATAATATGTACTGGTTAAGTTGTACAACTGCCTTACTCGGAGACACTGACTACGATCTATACGTTGATATGAGAAATGATTATGAACTCGATGCTATGAGCGTTTACCGTAAAATCCAAAATGAAACTGATAGCAAGATTTCTGATCACAAAGATGTTGAAAAATATCTCGAAACCGCCAATAAAAAATTAGCTGATATTGCTTTTGATAAGCAAACTAAACTTCTTGGCGACATGGTCACAATGGGTTCTGAACATATGAAATTACGTTACAATTTGAACGATTAA
- a CDS encoding carbamoyl phosphate synthase small subunit produces MKRYLVFEDGTYFEGKAFGSNIETIGELVFTTGMSGYQEAITDQSYNGQIINFCTPMIGNYGIAKKFNESPKSFIKGVLAREIADTVGNYQSEMTIDQFLKEENIPGIYDIDTRAITLKIRKAGTLKAAIVDDLNSGLMDQIENWKLDKAQLNQNIIKKPQTFAGSGKHVVMLDYGYKQSIVDELQKRDVKVTVVPGNTSVTEIENLLPDGILLSNGPGDPLDHTDILPNIVELEKKYPVFGICMGHQLLCLANGAKTFKMKFGHRGFNHPVKNLETGKIYFTSQNHGYAVDPESIAQTELKVTQVELNDQTVEGVEHTRYDAFSVQFHPDAMPGPHDADFIFDKFLERLNK; encoded by the coding sequence ATGAAAAGATATCTAGTTTTTGAAGATGGCACTTACTTTGAAGGTAAGGCCTTTGGCAGCAATATTGAAACGATTGGTGAGTTAGTCTTTACGACTGGAATGAGTGGTTATCAGGAGGCTATTACCGACCAGTCTTACAACGGACAAATCATTAATTTCTGTACACCGATGATTGGCAATTATGGTATTGCCAAAAAATTTAATGAATCACCTAAATCATTCATCAAAGGGGTTCTAGCACGAGAAATTGCGGATACGGTTGGTAATTATCAAAGTGAAATGACGATTGATCAATTCTTAAAGGAAGAAAATATACCGGGAATTTACGACATAGATACACGTGCCATTACTTTGAAAATAAGAAAAGCCGGAACCTTAAAGGCTGCTATCGTTGACGATTTGAATTCAGGATTAATGGATCAAATTGAGAACTGGAAACTAGATAAAGCTCAACTCAATCAGAATATTATAAAAAAACCTCAAACTTTTGCAGGTAGCGGTAAACATGTAGTCATGCTTGATTATGGATACAAGCAAAGTATCGTTGATGAATTACAAAAGCGTGATGTCAAAGTTACAGTCGTACCGGGAAATACTTCAGTCACAGAAATTGAGAACTTATTACCAGACGGTATTCTTCTCAGTAATGGACCTGGAGATCCACTTGATCACACTGATATTTTGCCAAATATTGTTGAACTGGAGAAAAAGTATCCCGTCTTTGGTATTTGTATGGGACACCAATTGCTCTGCTTAGCTAACGGCGCTAAAACTTTCAAAATGAAATTCGGTCATCGTGGTTTCAACCATCCGGTTAAGAACCTGGAAACAGGAAAGATTTATTTCACTTCTCAAAATCATGGATATGCAGTTGATCCAGAATCCATCGCCCAGACTGAATTGAAAGTAACTCAAGTTGAATTGAATGATCAAACGGTTGAAGGGGTTGAACATACTAGATATGACGCTTTCTCAGTTCAATTCCATCCTGATGCAATGCCTGGTCCACACGATGCAGATTTTATCTTTGATAAATTTTTGGAAAGATTAAATAAATAG
- a CDS encoding metallophosphoesterase family protein, whose product MKLLHTADWHIGRTLNGYSLLDEQKNAFKQILQIAKAEKVAGIVIAGDIYDRAVPNPEAVTALDKMLQEINLDNKIPIYAISGNHDSAKRLNYGRAWMEHTNFHLNTLLKEAFTPVETATTQIFLLPFFDPLDARVYYKHQGMDIDKIKEITSIGTAMQLVISDIKKRFNPNKRHLLVSHFAVTPNQESELELTSETTSKVGGLATLTSDQFEDFDYVMLGHIHTRFASPNDTIRYSGSPVKFNIKEARIKNKGKGVDIVTLDDQGIKREFKPLVPKTDLVVLEENWSTLCDPDFYKQQPVNHDWFAITIKDFEPSEHVQTNVRAELQKRYGTIVELDYQINHAEQLHQNINTNINQLSPEETVDQFFDTITGKKLSLPQQKLVETIFNEVERQKK is encoded by the coding sequence ATGAAACTTTTACACACGGCCGACTGGCATATTGGTCGAACTTTAAACGGCTATTCACTTTTAGATGAACAAAAAAATGCTTTTAAGCAAATCTTACAGATAGCTAAAGCTGAAAAAGTTGCCGGCATTGTTATTGCTGGCGATATTTATGACCGTGCCGTCCCTAATCCTGAGGCTGTCACTGCTTTAGATAAAATGCTTCAAGAAATCAATCTGGATAATAAAATCCCAATTTATGCAATTTCTGGAAATCACGATAGTGCTAAACGTTTAAATTATGGGCGAGCTTGGATGGAACATACTAATTTCCATTTGAACACTTTGTTAAAAGAAGCCTTTACCCCAGTCGAAACAGCTACGACACAAATTTTCCTATTACCCTTTTTCGATCCCCTCGACGCCCGAGTTTACTACAAACATCAAGGCATGGATATAGACAAGATTAAAGAAATCACCTCAATTGGTACCGCCATGCAATTAGTCATTTCCGATATAAAAAAACGTTTCAATCCGAATAAGAGACACCTTCTAGTTTCTCATTTTGCAGTTACACCAAATCAAGAATCTGAATTGGAATTAACCAGTGAAACGACTTCAAAAGTCGGTGGTTTAGCCACATTAACTTCTGATCAGTTCGAAGACTTTGACTACGTCATGTTAGGACATATTCATACCCGTTTTGCTTCTCCAAATGATACCATCCGCTATTCTGGTAGTCCTGTTAAATTCAATATCAAAGAAGCTCGTATCAAAAATAAAGGTAAAGGCGTCGATATTGTTACACTTGACGACCAAGGTATCAAACGAGAATTTAAACCTTTAGTCCCAAAGACTGACCTTGTTGTGCTTGAAGAAAATTGGTCAACTCTTTGTGATCCTGATTTTTATAAACAACAACCCGTCAATCACGACTGGTTTGCCATTACGATTAAAGACTTCGAACCCAGTGAACACGTTCAGACTAACGTTCGTGCTGAATTGCAAAAACGTTATGGAACTATTGTTGAACTTGACTACCAAATCAATCATGCCGAACAGTTGCACCAAAATATTAATACTAATATCAACCAACTCAGTCCTGAGGAAACAGTTGATCAGTTTTTTGATACCATCACTGGCAAAAAATTATCTCTTCCCCAACAAAAATTGGTTGAAACAATCTTTAACGAAGTAGAGAGGCAAAAAAAATAA
- the carB gene encoding carbamoyl-phosphate synthase large subunit gives MPKRTDLKKIMIIGSGPIIIGQAAEFDYSGTQACLALKEEGYEVVLINSNPATIMTDKHIADKVYIEPITLEFVEKVLVKEHPDAILPTLGGQTGLNMAVQLQESGILDQLDIEIIGTKLDTINEAEDREEFKELMQKLHEPIPASQTAYTYQDAKKFTDKIGFPVIIRPAFTMGGTGGGVAHDDVELKEIVERGLKVSPSTECLIEQSIAGFKEIEFEVMRDSDDNALAVCHMENVDPVGIHTGDSIVVSPIQTLSDTEVQKLRDVSLKIIRALKIEGGCNVQLAIDTKTSNYYIIEVNPRVSRSSALASKATGYSIAKIAAKIAVGLTLDEITNPITGKTFAQFEPALDYVVCKIPRWPFDKFSKADRTIGTQMKATGEVMALGRNFEEALQKAVRSLDIDQHDLIMDSLKNKATEDLEKYVSIPKDDRLFYLAELLRRDVSYEKINQLTAINPFFLAKMKRIIDFEKVLTSGTLTKEVVIEAKRLGYSDRTIGRLNDVPEDIIRTFRIQSGILPTYKTVDTCAGEFEAETPYFYSTYEAENESQKMSDKSVLILGSGPIRIGQGIEFDYSTVHCVNAVQQMGYKAIVINNNPETVSTDYSIADKLYFEPLTLEDVLNVCDLEKPIGAIVQFGGQTSVNLAEPLKENGIKILGTSVDDINRAEDRDLFDQIIKKLEIPQPIGGTATSAKGALQVAQKIGYPVLIRPSYVLGGRAMEIIKSDEELNKYMQEAVHVSNNHPVLIDSYLTGRECEIDALSDGKNVLLPGIIEHIERSGVHSGDSMAVYPPQNIPDTVQDQIVEYAKRLAKELHCIGIMNIQFVIHDNQAYVIEVNPRASRTVPFLSKVTGIQMARIATKLILGADFNSLGLEPGLAPESRLIHVKAPTFSFNKLNDVDSALGPEMKSTGEVMGSGVDYTEALYKAFEATNQHIKDAGNVLITVNDSDKKEASGLAKRFEEVGFQVLATKGTAEYFNKLGIRAKVVPKVGETDKDIIYDITHNKVQLLINTIGDKRTHTSDGYIIRQNAVLNSVPLYTSLDTADAILRVLEKRFIGVNPL, from the coding sequence ATGCCAAAGAGAACAGACTTAAAAAAGATTATGATCATTGGTTCTGGCCCAATTATTATTGGACAAGCCGCCGAATTTGATTATTCAGGTACTCAAGCTTGTCTAGCCTTGAAAGAAGAGGGCTATGAAGTTGTTTTGATCAATTCAAATCCAGCCACGATTATGACCGACAAGCACATTGCCGATAAAGTTTATATCGAACCAATCACTTTAGAATTTGTGGAAAAGGTTCTCGTAAAAGAACATCCGGATGCTATTTTACCAACCTTGGGTGGACAAACTGGTTTGAACATGGCGGTTCAACTCCAAGAATCAGGAATTTTGGATCAATTAGATATTGAAATCATTGGAACTAAGTTAGATACGATCAATGAAGCGGAAGATCGTGAAGAGTTCAAGGAATTAATGCAAAAATTACACGAGCCAATTCCAGCTTCACAGACAGCTTATACGTATCAAGATGCCAAGAAATTCACCGATAAAATCGGTTTTCCAGTTATTATAAGACCAGCGTTTACCATGGGTGGAACCGGTGGTGGTGTTGCTCATGATGATGTTGAATTAAAAGAAATCGTTGAACGAGGATTAAAAGTTTCGCCGTCTACAGAATGCTTGATTGAACAAAGCATTGCTGGATTCAAAGAAATTGAGTTTGAAGTAATGCGTGACAGTGATGATAATGCATTAGCCGTTTGCCATATGGAAAATGTTGATCCCGTTGGGATTCATACCGGAGATTCTATTGTCGTATCACCAATTCAAACTTTATCTGACACGGAAGTACAAAAATTACGAGACGTTTCTCTAAAGATTATCCGAGCTCTAAAAATTGAAGGTGGTTGTAACGTTCAACTTGCCATTGATACCAAAACAAGTAATTACTACATTATCGAAGTTAATCCGCGAGTTAGCCGTTCCTCTGCTCTAGCTTCAAAGGCTACGGGTTATTCAATTGCTAAAATTGCCGCCAAAATTGCTGTAGGATTGACATTAGATGAAATTACTAATCCTATTACTGGTAAAACTTTTGCTCAATTTGAACCAGCACTTGATTATGTTGTCTGCAAGATTCCTCGTTGGCCGTTTGATAAATTTTCCAAAGCTGATCGTACAATTGGAACACAGATGAAAGCAACTGGTGAAGTGATGGCGTTAGGTCGTAACTTTGAAGAAGCTTTACAAAAGGCGGTTCGTTCGCTGGATATTGATCAACATGACTTGATTATGGATTCTCTCAAGAATAAGGCAACTGAGGATCTGGAGAAGTATGTTTCTATTCCTAAAGATGATCGACTTTTCTACTTGGCTGAATTGTTACGTCGAGATGTTTCATATGAGAAAATTAACCAATTAACGGCAATCAATCCCTTTTTCTTGGCTAAAATGAAACGAATTATTGATTTTGAAAAAGTTTTAACTAGTGGAACTTTGACTAAAGAGGTTGTTATTGAAGCTAAACGTTTAGGTTACTCCGATAGAACTATTGGTCGATTGAATGACGTACCAGAAGATATTATTCGAACCTTTAGAATTCAAAGTGGAATTTTACCAACTTACAAGACAGTTGATACTTGTGCTGGTGAATTTGAAGCTGAAACACCATACTTCTATAGTACTTATGAAGCTGAAAATGAATCACAAAAAATGTCTGATAAATCTGTTCTAATCCTTGGCTCAGGTCCGATTAGAATTGGTCAGGGAATTGAGTTTGATTATTCAACGGTTCACTGTGTCAATGCTGTGCAACAGATGGGATACAAGGCAATCGTCATTAATAATAATCCGGAAACTGTCTCAACTGATTATTCGATTGCGGATAAGCTCTATTTTGAACCTTTGACATTGGAAGATGTATTGAATGTTTGTGATTTGGAAAAGCCGATTGGAGCAATTGTTCAATTTGGTGGTCAGACTTCAGTGAATTTAGCGGAACCCTTAAAAGAGAATGGTATCAAGATTCTAGGAACTTCAGTTGACGACATTAATCGAGCTGAAGATCGTGATTTGTTTGATCAAATCATTAAAAAATTAGAAATTCCCCAACCAATTGGTGGAACAGCTACATCTGCTAAAGGAGCTTTACAAGTAGCTCAAAAAATTGGCTATCCAGTTTTGATTCGCCCAAGCTATGTCTTAGGTGGGCGTGCGATGGAGATTATCAAATCAGATGAAGAATTGAATAAGTATATGCAAGAAGCTGTTCATGTTTCTAACAATCATCCAGTTTTAATTGATAGTTATTTAACAGGGCGTGAATGTGAAATTGATGCTTTAAGTGACGGGAAGAATGTCTTATTGCCAGGAATTATTGAACACATTGAACGTTCGGGTGTCCATTCTGGAGATTCGATGGCGGTTTATCCTCCTCAAAATATTCCTGATACTGTTCAAGATCAAATTGTCGAATACGCTAAACGTTTGGCAAAAGAGTTGCACTGTATAGGAATTATGAATATTCAATTCGTGATTCATGACAATCAAGCTTACGTGATTGAAGTAAATCCCCGGGCTAGCCGGACAGTGCCTTTCTTAAGCAAAGTTACTGGTATTCAAATGGCTCGAATTGCGACAAAATTAATTTTAGGAGCTGATTTTAACAGTTTAGGATTGGAACCTGGATTGGCACCAGAATCACGATTGATTCACGTTAAAGCACCAACTTTCTCCTTTAACAAATTAAATGATGTTGACAGTGCCTTGGGACCAGAGATGAAATCAACTGGCGAGGTAATGGGCTCAGGAGTTGATTATACAGAAGCTTTGTATAAAGCTTTTGAAGCTACGAATCAACATATTAAAGATGCCGGAAATGTTTTGATTACGGTCAATGATTCTGATAAGAAAGAAGCTTCTGGATTAGCTAAGCGCTTTGAAGAAGTCGGCTTCCAAGTTTTAGCCACTAAAGGGACTGCAGAATACTTCAACAAGCTGGGTATCAGAGCTAAGGTGGTACCAAAAGTTGGTGAGACGGATAAGGATATTATCTACGACATCACTCACAATAAAGTTCAATTGCTGATCAACACGATTGGTGATAAACGTACCCATACGTCTGATGGTTATATCATTAGACAAAATGCCGTCTTAAATTCAGTACCGTTATATACATCATTGGATACGGCGGATGCAATCTTGAGAGTGCTTGAGAAACGTTTTATTGGCGTAAATCCTTTGTAA